In one window of Pseudomonas sp. IAC-BECa141 DNA:
- the ccoO gene encoding cytochrome-c oxidase, cbb3-type subunit II: MKHETIEKNVGLLMLLMVFAVSIGGLTQIVPLFFQDVTNKPVEGMKPYTALQLEGRDIYIREGCVGCHSQMIRPFRAETERYGHYSVAGESVWDHPFLWGSKRTGPDLARVGSRYSDDWHRAHLYNPRNVVPESKMPAYPWLVTQPVDSSHTETKLKVMRTLGVPYTDDDISGAVASLKGKTEMDALVSYLQVLGTAIKSKR, from the coding sequence ATGAAACACGAAACGATTGAAAAGAACGTCGGCCTGCTGATGCTGCTGATGGTGTTCGCCGTGAGTATCGGCGGCCTGACCCAGATCGTCCCGCTGTTCTTCCAGGATGTGACCAACAAACCGGTGGAAGGCATGAAGCCCTACACCGCGCTGCAACTGGAAGGCCGCGACATCTACATCCGCGAAGGCTGCGTCGGTTGCCACTCGCAGATGATCCGTCCCTTCCGCGCCGAAACCGAACGCTACGGCCACTACTCGGTGGCTGGGGAAAGCGTGTGGGATCACCCGTTCCTGTGGGGTTCCAAACGTACCGGTCCGGACCTGGCCCGGGTCGGTTCGCGTTACTCGGATGACTGGCACCGTGCGCACTTGTACAACCCGCGCAACGTCGTGCCGGAATCGAAAATGCCGGCCTACCCGTGGCTGGTTACCCAGCCGGTCGACAGCAGCCACACCGAAACCAAGCTCAAGGTCATGCGCACCCTCGGCGTGCCGTACACCGACGACGACATCAGCGGTGCGGTGGCCAGCCTCAAGGGCAAGACCGAAATGGACGCCCTCGTCTCCTACCTGCAAGTGCTTGGCACTGCGATCAAGAGCAAGAGGTGA
- the ccoP gene encoding cytochrome-c oxidase, cbb3-type subunit III — protein sequence MTTFWSTWICVLTIGSLIGLTWLLVGTRRGETKGSVDQTMGHSFDGIEEYDNPLPQWWFMLFAGTLVFSVGYLILYPGLGNWKGILPGYEDGWTGVHEWEKEMSKADAKFGPIFAKFAAMPVEEVAKDPQALKMGGRLFASNCSVCHGSDAKGAFGFPNLADKDWRWGGSAETIKTTIMGGRMAAMPAWGEVLGEAGVKNVAAYVRHELAGLPLPADNKADLQAGQQAFSTTCIACHGANGQGTEAMGAPNLTHPAGFIYGTSLTQLEQTIRHGRQGHMPAQNELLGNDKVQLLAAYVYSLSNGLNTEKLITEDNKK from the coding sequence ATGACCACCTTCTGGAGTACGTGGATCTGCGTACTGACCATCGGCAGCCTGATCGGCCTGACCTGGCTGCTGGTCGGCACCCGTCGGGGCGAAACCAAGGGCAGCGTCGACCAGACCATGGGCCACAGCTTCGACGGCATCGAGGAGTACGACAACCCGCTGCCGCAGTGGTGGTTCATGCTGTTTGCCGGCACGCTGGTGTTTTCCGTGGGCTATCTGATCCTTTATCCGGGCCTCGGCAACTGGAAAGGCATCCTGCCCGGCTACGAGGACGGCTGGACCGGCGTCCACGAGTGGGAAAAGGAAATGAGCAAGGCCGACGCCAAATTCGGGCCGATCTTCGCCAAGTTCGCCGCGATGCCGGTGGAAGAAGTGGCGAAGGATCCGCAGGCGCTGAAAATGGGTGGCCGTCTGTTCGCCTCCAACTGCTCGGTGTGCCATGGCTCGGATGCCAAAGGCGCGTTCGGCTTCCCTAACCTCGCCGACAAGGACTGGCGTTGGGGCGGCAGCGCCGAAACCATCAAGACCACCATCATGGGTGGCCGGATGGCGGCGATGCCGGCGTGGGGTGAAGTGCTGGGCGAGGCTGGCGTGAAAAACGTTGCCGCCTATGTGCGTCATGAACTGGCGGGGCTGCCATTGCCGGCGGACAACAAGGCGGATCTGCAAGCCGGTCAGCAGGCGTTCAGCACCACCTGCATTGCCTGCCACGGGGCAAACGGCCAGGGCACTGAAGCCATGGGCGCGCCGAATCTGACGCACCCGGCCGGTTTCATCTACGGCACCAGCCTGACCCAACTCGAGCAGACCATTCGCCATGGCCGTCAAGGCCACATGCCAGCTCAGAACGAGCTGTTGGGCAACGATAAAGTGCAATTGCTTGCCGCTTATGTGTACAGCCTTAGCAATGGATTGAATACAGAAAAACTGATTACTGAAGACAACAAAAAGTAA
- a CDS encoding DUF6124 family protein, which produces MFKATPNPPKTDPTSNDPELESQKTKAAADRALDYYLGPEVPKYFPPKVRPIYMVDPTLDDETLLVEACESLSSANAMAGNIANSVKGPERKPLLALQQLIMLNELLVNRLLDKLRLPQ; this is translated from the coding sequence ATGTTCAAAGCCACACCAAACCCGCCAAAAACCGATCCAACCTCCAACGACCCCGAGCTTGAGTCCCAAAAGACAAAAGCCGCCGCCGACCGCGCACTCGACTATTACCTCGGCCCCGAAGTCCCGAAGTACTTCCCGCCCAAGGTCCGCCCCATCTACATGGTCGATCCCACGCTCGATGACGAAACACTGCTGGTTGAAGCCTGCGAATCACTGTCGTCAGCCAACGCCATGGCCGGCAATATCGCCAACTCGGTGAAAGGTCCTGAGCGCAAACCGTTGCTGGCGCTGCAACAGCTGATCATGTTGAACGAGCTGCTGGTGAATCGTCTGCTGGACAAGCTTCGTTTGCCGCAGTAG
- the ccoN gene encoding cytochrome-c oxidase, cbb3-type subunit I, with protein MSTAISPTAYNYKVVRQFAIMTVVWGILGMGLGVFIASQLVWPELNFGLPWTSFGRLRPLHTNLVIFAFGGCALFATSYYVVQRTCQTRLISDSLAAFTFWGWQAVIVGAIITLPLGYTTTKEYAELEWPLAILLAIVWVTYGLVFFGTITKRKTKHIYVGNWFYGAFIVVTAMLHIVNHMSLPVSLFKSYSAYSGATDAMIQWWYGHNAVGFFLTTGFLGMMYYFVPKQAERPIYSYRLSIVHFWALITLYIWAGPHHLHYTALPDWAQSLGMAMSIILLAPSWGGMINGMMTLSGAWHKLRTDPILRFLVVSLAFYGMSTFEGPMMAIKTVNSLSHYTDWTIGHVHAGALGWVAMISIGAIYHMIPKLFGRAQMHSVGLINAHFWLATIGTVLYIASMWVNGITQGLMWRAINDDGTLTYSFVEALQASHPGYIVRALGGAFFASGMLLMAYNVWRTVRASDPAEAEAAAKIAVVGAH; from the coding sequence ATGAGCACAGCAATCAGTCCGACTGCTTATAACTATAAGGTAGTCCGCCAGTTCGCCATCATGACGGTGGTCTGGGGGATCCTTGGCATGGGGCTCGGTGTCTTCATCGCCTCGCAACTGGTCTGGCCGGAGCTGAATTTCGGTCTGCCGTGGACGAGCTTTGGACGCCTGCGCCCGTTGCACACAAACCTGGTGATTTTCGCCTTCGGTGGTTGTGCACTGTTTGCCACTTCCTACTATGTCGTGCAGCGAACCTGCCAGACGCGACTGATTTCCGACAGCCTCGCGGCCTTCACCTTCTGGGGATGGCAAGCGGTCATTGTCGGCGCGATCATTACCTTGCCGCTGGGTTACACCACCACCAAGGAATACGCGGAACTGGAATGGCCTCTCGCCATTCTGCTGGCCATTGTCTGGGTCACCTACGGTCTGGTGTTCTTCGGCACCATCACCAAGCGCAAGACCAAGCACATCTATGTCGGTAACTGGTTCTACGGTGCGTTCATCGTGGTGACCGCGATGCTGCACATCGTCAACCACATGTCGCTGCCGGTCAGCCTGTTCAAGTCCTACTCGGCCTACTCGGGCGCCACCGACGCGATGATCCAGTGGTGGTACGGCCACAACGCCGTGGGCTTCTTCCTGACCACCGGTTTCCTGGGGATGATGTACTACTTCGTGCCGAAACAGGCCGAACGTCCGATCTACTCCTATCGTCTGTCGATCGTGCACTTCTGGGCGCTGATCACCCTGTACATCTGGGCCGGCCCGCACCACCTGCACTACACCGCTCTGCCGGACTGGGCACAATCGCTGGGCATGGCAATGTCGATCATCCTGCTGGCGCCGAGCTGGGGCGGCATGATCAACGGCATGATGACCCTGTCGGGCGCCTGGCATAAGCTGCGCACCGACCCGATCCTGCGTTTCCTCGTGGTATCGCTGGCGTTCTACGGCATGTCGACCTTCGAAGGTCCGATGATGGCGATCAAGACCGTCAACTCGCTCTCGCACTACACCGACTGGACCATCGGCCACGTACACGCCGGTGCACTCGGCTGGGTAGCGATGATCTCGATCGGCGCGATCTACCACATGATCCCGAAACTGTTCGGCCGCGCGCAGATGCACAGCGTCGGTCTGATCAACGCGCACTTCTGGCTCGCGACCATCGGTACCGTGCTGTACATCGCTTCGATGTGGGTCAACGGCATCACTCAAGGCCTGATGTGGCGTGCAATCAACGACGACGGCACCCTCACCTACTCGTTCGTCGAAGCGCTGCAGGCCAGCCATCCTGGCTACATCGTCCGTGCCCTGGGCGGTGCGTTCTTCGCCAGCGGCATGCTGTTGATGGCCTACAACGTGTGGCGCACCGTTCGCGCCTCGGACCCGGCTGAAGCTGAAGCCGCCGCCAAGATCGCCGTAGTTGGAGCTCACTGA
- the ccoO gene encoding cytochrome-c oxidase, cbb3-type subunit II has translation MKHEAVEKNIGLLAFFMVIAVSVGGLTQIVPLFFQDVTNKPVEGMKPRTALELEGRDVYIANGCVGCHSQMIRPFRAETERYGHYSVAGESVWDHPFLWGSKRTGPDLARVGGRYSDDWQRAHLYNPRNVVPESKMPAYPFLVENKLDGKDTARKMEVLRTLGVPYTDEDIAGARDAVKGKTEMDALVAYLQGLGTIIKSKR, from the coding sequence ATGAAGCATGAAGCTGTCGAGAAGAATATTGGCCTGCTGGCCTTCTTCATGGTCATCGCCGTCAGCGTCGGTGGCCTGACCCAAATCGTTCCGCTGTTCTTCCAGGACGTCACCAACAAGCCGGTCGAAGGCATGAAGCCGCGCACCGCCCTTGAACTGGAAGGCCGCGACGTTTACATCGCCAACGGCTGTGTCGGCTGCCACTCGCAGATGATCCGTCCGTTCCGTGCCGAAACCGAACGCTACGGCCATTACTCGGTCGCCGGTGAAAGCGTCTGGGATCACCCGTTCCTGTGGGGTTCCAAGCGTACCGGCCCGGACCTGGCCCGCGTCGGCGGTCGTTACTCCGATGACTGGCAGCGTGCGCACTTGTACAACCCGCGCAACGTAGTGCCTGAGTCGAAAATGCCGGCCTACCCGTTCCTCGTAGAAAACAAGCTCGATGGCAAAGACACGGCCAGGAAAATGGAAGTGTTGCGCACGCTCGGCGTCCCTTACACCGACGAAGACATCGCCGGTGCCAGGGATGCCGTGAAGGGCAAAACCGAAATGGACGCGCTGGTGGCCTATCTGCAAGGCCTGGGCACCATCATCAAAAGCAAACGGTGA
- the ccoN gene encoding cytochrome-c oxidase, cbb3-type subunit I — MNTSISTAYNYKVVRQFAIMTVVWGIVGMGLGVFLAAQLVWPELNFNLPWTSFGRLRPLHTNAVIFAFGGCALFASSFYSVQRTCQTQLFAPQIAAFCFWGWQLVILLAAISLPLGYTSSKEYAELEWPIDILITIVWVAYAIVFFGTIMQRKTKHIYVGNWFFGAFIITVAILHIVNNLELPVSFTKSYSVYAGATDAMVQWWYGHNAVGFFLTAGFLGMMYYFVPKQAERPVYSYRLSIVHFWALITLYIWAGPHHLHYTALPDWAQSLGMVMSLILLAPSWGGMINGMMTLSGAWHKLRSDPILRFLVVSLAFYGMSTFEGPMMAIKTVNALSHYTDWTIGHVHAGALGWVAMISIGALYHMIPKVFGKEQMHSIGLINAHFWLATIGTVLYIASMWVNGIAQGLMWRAVNEDGTLTYSFVETLVASHPGFVVRLIGGAIFLSGMLLMAYNTWRTVRASQPADVVAAAQMA, encoded by the coding sequence ATGAACACTTCTATCAGTACCGCCTACAACTACAAGGTGGTCCGCCAATTCGCCATTATGACGGTGGTGTGGGGCATCGTCGGCATGGGGCTCGGGGTTTTTCTCGCGGCTCAATTGGTCTGGCCCGAACTCAACTTCAACCTGCCGTGGACCAGCTTCGGACGCCTGCGCCCGCTGCACACCAACGCGGTGATCTTCGCGTTCGGTGGCTGTGCCTTGTTCGCCAGTTCGTTCTACTCGGTGCAGCGCACCTGCCAGACGCAACTGTTCGCGCCGCAAATCGCCGCCTTCTGCTTCTGGGGCTGGCAGCTTGTGATCCTGCTGGCGGCCATCAGCCTGCCACTGGGTTACACCAGTTCCAAGGAATACGCCGAGCTGGAATGGCCGATCGACATTCTGATCACCATCGTCTGGGTCGCCTACGCGATCGTGTTCTTCGGCACGATCATGCAGCGCAAGACCAAGCACATTTATGTGGGCAACTGGTTTTTCGGCGCGTTCATCATCACCGTGGCGATCCTGCACATCGTCAACAACCTTGAGTTGCCGGTGAGCTTCACCAAGTCCTACTCGGTATACGCCGGTGCAACCGATGCGATGGTGCAATGGTGGTACGGCCACAACGCCGTAGGCTTTTTCCTCACCGCCGGTTTCCTCGGGATGATGTACTACTTCGTGCCGAAACAGGCCGAACGTCCGGTGTATTCGTATCGCCTGTCGATCGTGCACTTCTGGGCGTTGATCACCCTGTACATCTGGGCCGGCCCGCACCACCTGCACTACACCGCGCTGCCGGACTGGGCGCAGTCGCTGGGCATGGTGATGTCGCTGATTCTGCTGGCCCCGAGCTGGGGCGGCATGATCAACGGCATGATGACCCTCTCGGGCGCCTGGCATAAGTTGCGCAGCGACCCGATCCTGCGCTTTTTGGTGGTGTCGCTGGCGTTCTACGGCATGTCGACCTTCGAAGGTCCGATGATGGCGATCAAGACCGTCAACGCCCTCTCCCACTACACCGACTGGACCATCGGTCACGTACACGCCGGCGCCCTCGGCTGGGTGGCGATGATCTCGATCGGCGCGCTGTACCACATGATCCCGAAAGTGTTCGGCAAAGAGCAGATGCACAGCATCGGCCTGATCAACGCGCACTTCTGGCTCGCGACCATCGGCACCGTGCTCTACATCGCCTCGATGTGGGTCAACGGCATCGCCCAGGGCCTGATGTGGCGTGCGGTGAACGAGGACGGCACGCTGACCTATTCATTCGTCGAAACCCTGGTGGCCAGCCACCCGGGCTTCGTCGTGCGGTTGATCGGCGGGGCGATCTTCCTCAGCGGCATGTTGCTGATGGCTTACAACACCTGGCGCACCGTGCGGGCCTCGCAGCCTGCTGACGTCGTTGCTGCCGCGCAGATGGCCTGA
- a CDS encoding CPBP family intramembrane glutamic endopeptidase, giving the protein MTALPWLYLGLLSLGYGLALSFGQLGWLALISIALLVFAGYAVRQQTVPVGRYLGHGLFIVLALALALHWLPGFYNGRVIEPQRFTDNAVPFSMYLNLDKPLIGFWLLLVCPWIVARRSLRLTVYATALALTLSVILALGGAVLLGMITWAPKWPDQAWLWVLNNLLLVTLVEEALFRGYIQGGLSRRFKHLPYGENLALLLASLLFGLVHVGAGWQWVLLASLAGVGYGLAYRFGGLGAAIATHFGLNLLHFGLFTYPMLAG; this is encoded by the coding sequence ATGACCGCTCTGCCATGGCTCTATCTCGGGCTTCTCAGCCTTGGTTACGGATTAGCGCTGAGTTTCGGCCAGCTCGGCTGGCTGGCGCTGATCTCCATTGCACTGCTGGTTTTCGCCGGTTACGCCGTGCGCCAGCAAACCGTGCCGGTCGGGCGATATCTCGGCCATGGCCTGTTTATCGTGCTGGCGCTGGCGCTGGCCCTGCACTGGCTTCCGGGCTTCTACAACGGTCGGGTCATCGAACCGCAGCGCTTCACCGACAACGCGGTGCCGTTCTCGATGTACCTGAATCTCGACAAACCACTGATTGGCTTCTGGCTGCTGCTGGTCTGCCCATGGATCGTCGCGCGGCGCTCGTTGCGCCTGACCGTCTACGCGACCGCGCTGGCACTGACGCTGAGCGTGATTCTGGCGTTGGGCGGCGCGGTGTTGCTGGGCATGATCACCTGGGCGCCGAAATGGCCCGACCAAGCGTGGCTGTGGGTGCTGAATAATCTGCTGCTGGTGACGCTGGTCGAAGAAGCGCTGTTTCGCGGCTATATACAGGGCGGCCTCAGCCGGCGTTTCAAGCACCTGCCTTACGGCGAAAACCTCGCGCTGCTGCTTGCGTCCCTGCTGTTCGGCCTGGTGCATGTGGGCGCTGGCTGGCAATGGGTGCTGCTGGCGAGCCTGGCGGGTGTCGGCTATGGTCTGGCCTATCGTTTCGGCGGGCTTGGTGCGGCAATCGCCACGCACTTTGGCCTGAACCTGCTGCATTTCGGTCTGTTCACCTATCCGATGCTCGCGGGTTGA
- a CDS encoding CcoQ/FixQ family Cbb3-type cytochrome c oxidase assembly chaperone, with protein MDIGMIRGLGTVVVMVAFIGLALWVFSPKRKSEFEDATLLPFADDPEAIKHVEQASRSNKE; from the coding sequence ATGGATATCGGGATGATTCGAGGCCTGGGCACCGTTGTCGTGATGGTCGCCTTCATCGGCCTGGCGTTGTGGGTGTTCAGCCCCAAGCGCAAGTCGGAGTTTGAAGACGCGACCTTGCTGCCCTTCGCGGATGATCCCGAAGCCATCAAGCACGTCGAGCAAGCTTCTAGGAGTAACAAAGAATGA
- a CDS encoding alpha/beta family hydrolase, with the protein MDKQHKASIDGDQWAQCLRDHGWLWDAAVGEASATLILAHGAGAPMDSDWMNDMAGRLAGLGINVLRFEFPYMAQRRVDGSKRPPNPAPKLLECWREVYGLVRLHVAGVLAVGGKSMGGRMASLLADELGADALVCLGYPFYAVGKPEKPRVEHLASLRTRTLIVQGERDALGNRDAVEAYDLSPSIEVFWLASGDHDLKPLKVSGFTQEQHLASAAERVAGFLR; encoded by the coding sequence ATGGACAAACAGCACAAGGCCAGTATTGACGGGGATCAATGGGCGCAGTGCCTGCGGGATCACGGGTGGCTTTGGGATGCCGCTGTTGGCGAGGCTTCGGCGACGCTCATTCTTGCCCATGGTGCCGGGGCGCCGATGGACAGCGACTGGATGAACGATATGGCTGGGCGCCTTGCCGGGCTTGGTATCAACGTGTTGCGGTTTGAGTTTCCTTATATGGCGCAGCGGCGGGTTGATGGCAGCAAACGCCCGCCGAATCCGGCGCCGAAGTTGCTCGAATGTTGGCGTGAGGTGTATGGCCTGGTGCGACTTCATGTCGCTGGGGTTTTGGCGGTTGGCGGGAAGTCGATGGGGGGGCGGATGGCCAGTCTCCTGGCGGACGAGTTGGGTGCGGATGCGTTGGTGTGTCTGGGGTATCCGTTTTATGCGGTTGGGAAACCTGAGAAACCGCGGGTCGAACATCTGGCTTCTTTGCGGACTCGGACGTTGATTGTTCAAGGCGAGCGGGATGCGCTTGGCAATCGGGACGCTGTTGAGGCTTACGATTTATCACCGAGTATTGAGGTTTTTTGGTTGGCCTCTGGGGATCATGATTTGAAGCCGCTGAAGGTTTCCGGGTTTACGCAGGAGCAGCATTTGGCTTCGGCGGCGGAGAGGGTTGCCGGGTTTCTTCGGTGA
- a CDS encoding cbb3-type cytochrome oxidase subunit 3 encodes MAFEMSAGLIRGLGTVVVFVAFVGLTLWVFNRKRTPEFAEARLLPFADEPQPDPTPATETRSTRS; translated from the coding sequence ATGGCCTTTGAAATGAGCGCGGGGCTGATTCGCGGCCTCGGCACGGTCGTGGTGTTCGTGGCCTTCGTCGGCCTGACCCTGTGGGTATTCAACCGCAAACGCACGCCGGAATTTGCCGAAGCGCGCCTGCTGCCGTTTGCCGACGAGCCGCAACCCGACCCAACCCCTGCAACTGAAACAAGGAGTACCCGGTCATGA
- the ccoP gene encoding cytochrome-c oxidase, cbb3-type subunit III, translating into MTTFWSLYVTVLSLGTIFSLTWLLLSTRKGQRAEQTDETVGHSFDGIEEYDNPLPKWWFMLFVGTIVFALGYLVLYPGLGSWKGLLPGYNYLDTEKQTPFANGQTGWTGVHEWEKEMARSDAKFGPIFAKFAAMPIEEVAKDPQALKMGGRLFASNCSVCHGSDAKGAYGFPNLTDADWRWGGEPETIKTTIMGGRHAVMPAWAEVIGEQGVADVAAFVLTNLDGRKLPEGTKADPANGQKLFAANCVACHGPEGKGTPAMGAPNLTHPAAFIYGSSFAQLQQTIRYGRQGQMPAQEQLQGNDKVHLLAAYVYSLSHGEKPAEAEAQ; encoded by the coding sequence ATGACTACATTCTGGAGTCTGTACGTCACAGTCCTCAGTCTCGGTACGATCTTTTCCCTGACCTGGCTGTTGCTGTCGACCCGCAAGGGTCAGCGCGCCGAGCAGACCGACGAGACGGTCGGCCACTCCTTCGACGGGATCGAGGAGTACGACAACCCGCTGCCGAAATGGTGGTTCATGCTGTTCGTGGGTACCATCGTGTTCGCGTTGGGTTATCTGGTGCTGTACCCGGGCCTGGGCAGCTGGAAAGGCCTGCTGCCGGGCTACAACTACCTCGATACCGAGAAGCAGACCCCGTTCGCCAACGGCCAGACCGGCTGGACCGGCGTTCACGAGTGGGAAAAGGAAATGGCTCGCTCGGACGCCAAGTTCGGTCCGATCTTCGCCAAGTTCGCGGCGATGCCGATCGAGGAAGTCGCGAAGGATCCGCAAGCCCTGAAGATGGGTGGCCGTCTGTTCGCCTCCAACTGCTCGGTCTGCCACGGTTCCGACGCCAAGGGCGCTTATGGTTTCCCTAACCTGACCGACGCCGACTGGCGCTGGGGCGGCGAACCGGAAACCATCAAGACCACCATCATGGGCGGTCGTCACGCGGTGATGCCGGCCTGGGCGGAAGTGATCGGTGAGCAAGGCGTGGCCGACGTGGCCGCGTTCGTGCTGACCAATCTCGATGGCCGCAAGCTGCCGGAAGGCACCAAGGCGGATCCGGCCAACGGCCAGAAACTGTTCGCTGCCAACTGCGTGGCGTGCCACGGTCCGGAAGGCAAAGGCACCCCGGCAATGGGCGCCCCGAACCTGACCCACCCGGCCGCGTTCATCTACGGCTCGAGCTTCGCGCAGCTGCAGCAGACCATCCGTTACGGCCGCCAGGGCCAGATGCCTGCCCAGGAACAACTGCAAGGCAACGACAAGGTTCACCTGCTGGCGGCTTATGTTTACAGCCTGTCCCACGGTGAAAAACCAGCGGAAGCCGAGGCCCAGTAA
- a CDS encoding methyl-accepting chemotaxis protein, whose product MRNNQPITQRERTFPAQQRLISTTDAKGVITYCNDAFVEISGFSREELIRAPHNLVRHPDVPAAVFAHMWGTLKQGLPWMGIVKNRCKTGDHYWVNAYVTPVFDGNQVVGYESVRVKPTAEQIRRAEALYQRINQGKSAIPQTDKWLPVLQDWLPFILVSQLSFMIGATLNSQWGFALAAGLSVPLGLLGLQWQQRGLKRLLRLAEQTTSDPLIAQMYTDSRGPQARLEMSILSQEARLKTCLTRLQDTAEHLTDQAKQSDALAHNSSSGLERQRVETEQVATAVNQMAATTQEVASHVQRTADATQEANRLTGRGRDIAGETREAIQRLSVVVGETGLTVTQLAKDSDEIGGVVDVIKGIADQTNLLALNAAIEAARAGEMGRGFAVVADEVRQLAQRTSESTGQIHALIAKLQQTASSAVQTMEAGHRQAEEGVARVLEADQALVGISEAVANITDMTTQIAAATEEQSAVAEEISRNISNISELADQTSEQAHNSALLSEELTKTANTQYSLVERFNR is encoded by the coding sequence ATGCGTAATAACCAGCCCATTACACAACGCGAACGGACTTTCCCGGCTCAGCAGCGGTTGATTTCCACAACCGATGCCAAGGGCGTGATCACCTACTGCAACGACGCGTTCGTCGAAATCAGCGGGTTTTCGCGTGAGGAACTGATCCGTGCGCCGCACAACCTGGTTCGTCACCCCGACGTCCCGGCGGCGGTGTTTGCGCACATGTGGGGCACACTGAAACAAGGCTTGCCATGGATGGGCATTGTCAAGAATCGCTGCAAGACCGGTGATCATTACTGGGTGAACGCCTATGTAACGCCGGTGTTCGATGGCAATCAGGTGGTCGGTTACGAGTCGGTGCGGGTCAAACCCACCGCCGAACAGATCCGCCGTGCCGAAGCGCTCTACCAACGCATCAACCAGGGCAAGTCGGCGATTCCACAAACAGACAAGTGGCTGCCGGTGCTGCAGGACTGGCTGCCGTTCATTCTGGTCAGCCAGTTGAGCTTCATGATCGGCGCCACCCTGAACTCGCAGTGGGGCTTCGCCCTCGCCGCCGGTCTGTCGGTGCCGCTGGGCCTGCTGGGTCTGCAATGGCAACAACGCGGGCTCAAGCGCCTGCTGCGTCTGGCCGAGCAAACCACCTCCGACCCGTTGATCGCGCAGATGTACACCGACAGCCGTGGCCCTCAGGCGCGTCTGGAAATGTCGATCCTGAGCCAGGAAGCCCGTCTGAAAACCTGCCTGACCCGTCTGCAGGACACCGCCGAGCACCTGACCGATCAGGCCAAACAGTCCGACGCCCTGGCGCACAACAGCTCCAGCGGTCTGGAACGTCAGCGCGTGGAAACCGAACAGGTCGCCACCGCCGTCAACCAGATGGCCGCCACCACGCAAGAAGTGGCGAGCCACGTACAGCGCACCGCCGACGCCACCCAGGAAGCCAACCGCCTGACCGGTCGCGGCCGCGATATCGCCGGTGAAACCCGCGAAGCCATCCAGCGCCTGTCGGTCGTCGTCGGTGAGACCGGCCTGACCGTGACCCAACTGGCCAAGGACAGCGACGAAATCGGCGGTGTGGTCGACGTGATCAAAGGCATCGCCGACCAGACCAACCTGCTCGCACTCAACGCCGCGATTGAAGCAGCGCGTGCCGGCGAAATGGGCCGTGGTTTTGCCGTGGTGGCCGACGAAGTCCGCCAACTGGCGCAACGCACCAGCGAATCTACCGGCCAGATCCACGCCCTGATCGCCAAGCTGCAACAGACTGCATCCAGCGCCGTACAAACCATGGAAGCCGGCCATCGCCAGGCGGAAGAAGGTGTGGCACGGGTTCTGGAAGCGGATCAGGCCCTGGTCGGCATCAGCGAAGCGGTGGCCAACATCACCGACATGACCACCCAGATCGCCGCCGCGACCGAAGAGCAAAGTGCCGTGGCTGAAGAAATCAGCCGCAACATCAGCAACATCTCGGAACTGGCGGACCAGACCTCGGAACAGGCGCATAACTCGGCGTTGTTGAGTGAGGAGCTGACGAAGACGGCTAATACGCAGTATTCGTTGGTGGAGCGGTTTAACCGCTGA